ACGCAATCGAACCGGGCATTGTGGCGTATCGACGCCGGCGAATTACGGCGTGCCGCGCTTTTGCAACTGCCAGCGAGCGTTTTCGCTCGCCTTGCAGGCGGGCAGCTTCAGCGTGACTTCCTGACGCTTGGCGGTGAGCAGCACGACCAGATCGCGGCAGGTTTTCTCGCCGTCCTTGTGGGTGTTGGTCGGCGTGAGCTGGGCGGCGATGGCAACGGGATTGCCCGTGCCCTTGTTGGTCCACTCGGAGGATTCGTTGTCCTGCTTGTTGGACAGCGCCGCACCGGCGGCCTTGGCCAGCGACTCGTTGTCGGCCTTGCGCATATAGGCCAGCGGCGAATTGCTCATGAAGGAAAGATTCGACGCGGCAAACGCGGGCACAGCCACGCTGGCGCCGATGACGAGCGCCGTGCCGAGCACCAGCGAGCGGGCGCGAGAGGAGCGGATTAGCGACATTCGGAGTCCTTGATATTGTCGACGGGGGACGAAGCCTGCGCGATGCCGTGCCGAACATCACGTCCGGTGGGCGGCGGCAGGGGGCACGACGATCATAAAAGAAACCGGCAACGGCGTCATCTCGGCGCCGTCTTGGCGCTGCCCCAGTGTTATCGCACCGGATCGGCGCCAGGCGTCACGGCCGTCTCGCGCCCGTGATGACGTCGGCAACATGCCCGAGCGCGGTTTTCAGCACGGCGTCGCTGTCCGGCGAGCCGAACGCGACACGGATCGCCGACGGCGCCGGCTCGCCGGGCGCGGCGAAGGCATCGACGGGCGTGACGGCGACGCCGCGCGCGTGCAACGCCGCGACGACGTCGTCGCAGCGCATAGGCGCGGGCACCGGGACCAGCCGGTGAAACGCCCCGGCATAGCCCGTCGACCCGCAGGCCGCCAGACATTGCATGGCGATGGCCTGACGTTGCGCTGCCAACGCGCGCTTGTGCAGGATCCACCGGTCGATTGTGCCGTCGCCCGGCCAGCGCGACGCCAGCTGTGCCATCAATGGTGCGGCACTCCATACGCTCGCGCGCATGGCGGCGTGCACGCGTGGCAGCCATGCGGGCGGTGCGACGAGATAGGCGATGCGAAGTCCCGGCGCCGCGGGCTTCGAGAGGCTGCATACCTCGAACGTGCGCTCGGGCGCGAGCAGGCGAAGCGGCGGCGGGGCGTCCGCGACGAGAAAGCCGTAAGCGCTGTCGTCGATGAGCAGCAGATCGTGACGGCGTGCCACGTCGACCAGCGCCATGCGTTGCGCCAGCGGCATGATGCATCCCAGCGGGTTATGCAGCGTCGGCATGGTGTAGACGGCGCGAATGCGGCCCCCATGGGCGCGTTCCGCGCCGGTCCGGCACAGCCTGTCCAGCGCCACCGGATCGAGCCCGCCCCCTGTCACCGGTACAGCGACGAGCGGCACGTCGCGCATGGCCGCCAGCGCCTTCCAGCCGGGATACGTCAACGCTTCGACGGCAACGGGCTCGCCGGCCCGGCACAGCGCCAGTTGCAGAACGTCGAGCGCATGCTGCCCGCCCGCACACACCACCAGTGTGTCGGGCGAGACGCTCACCGCGTCGCGCCGCGAGAGCCATTGCGCCGCGGCGCGACGGTCGGACGAATGGCCGTCGTGCGGCGTATGGGCGAGCAACGCACTCAGGTCCCCGCCGGACGCCATCTCGCGCAACGCCTGCCGCAACACGTCGGTCTGCTCCGGCAGCACCGGATAGTTGAACGCCAGATCGACGCCATCCAGCCTTGCGGGCGCCGGCGCCCACTGGGCAAACGCGGCGGCGGCCCCGACAGCGGGCGAACGCACGAACGTGCCGCGCCCTACTTCACCGATCGCCAGCCCGCGTCGCGCGAGTTCGGCGTACACGCGCGTGACGGTGGAGACCGCAAGCCCATGCCTCTCTGCATACTCGCGCTGCGGCGGCAAGCGAGTGCCCGAAACAAGATCGCCACAAGCCATTGCTTCGGCGAGGCGTTCGACATGTTGGAGGTAACGGGCGGGAGCGGCCATGACACCGGAGGGAGAGGCGTGAGACGGAGAAGGGTCGATGCGGATTGTTATCAGGACAATTCAATAATTGCACTGATTTTCCGGGCCGACAATACTGGCGACTGCGCTGAAGACCGTGTCGTCCCTCCCTTCCTCTCTTGACTGTCCTATGTTCGCCTCGCACCGTCTGCCGTCGCGCCGGGCCATCCCCCTGCTCGCCGTCCAGCTGTTCCTCGTGACGTTTTCCGTCAACCTTCAGGCCCCGCTCGTCCCCCACTATGCAGCGGCGAGCGGCCATGGCACGGGTGCGCAGGCGCTGGCGTTCGCGTGCTACGTTGGTGCGCTCGTACCGGCGTTGCTGTTCCTCGCCGGATTGTCGGACCGCGTGGGCCGCCGCTTGCCGCTGGCCGTCGCCCTGTTGCTGGGGCTCGCCGGTACCTGGCTGACGTTGCGCTGGCCGACGCTCGTGGCGCTCGGCGGCGCCCGCGCGTGCTACGGATTGGCGACGGGGCTGGTGGCGGGCAGCGGCACCGCCTACATGACGGAGTTATACGGCGAGCGCGAAGACGCCGCGACGCGTGGCGCGGCGCTGGTTGCTGCGGCCACGTCACTCGGTTTCGGCACGGGCGCGCTCGTCACCGGGCTGTGTCTGATCGCCGCGCCGTCGGTGCTGCCGCCGTTGAGCCTGTGGGCGTATCTGCCGTTCGCGCTGGTCGCTGCGCTGGCCGTGGCGGCGTTGCCCGCACCGGCGCGTCACCCGGACATGCCGTGGCTGCGTTGGCCGGTGCTCGCCCCCGGCACGGTTGCGCTGGGCGTGGCCATCCTGCTCGCGTGGGCGGCAGTGGGTGTGGTCATCGGCGTGGTGCCGTCGGCGCTGGCGGCGCACGGCCACGCCGCGTGGGCGGGATTTGCGACGTTCTTCGTCGTCTCGACAGGGTTGCTTTTCCAGCCCGCGGCGCGCCGCATGGCGCCTGTACGAGCCGTGCGTGCCGGTCTCGTGCTGGTGCCGCTCGGGTTCGCCGTGCTGGCGTTGGGGGTGGTGTACGTCAATCTGCCCGCGCTGCTCGCGGGGGCGGTTATCGCCAGTTCCGCGTGCTATGGCTTCACGTATCTGGGCGGGCTGGCTGCGGTCAATGCCGCTGTCGCGCCTGCATTGCGCGCCCGGGCGGCGGCGGGGTACTTCCTGTTTGCGTACTTCGGATTTTCCGTCCCGGTAGTCACGAGCGGCTGGCTGGCCGATCGCTTCGGTATGCCCGTTGCACTCGCGCTGTTCACCGCGGCGTTGATCGCGGGGAGTGCGGCGCTCGCACTGACGCTGCGCCGCAGATCCACCGAAGCGGCAACAACGGCAACCGCTACGCGTCCGGTTTGCGCCCCGGCTGCGCGCCGCTTGCGGGACTGACGTAGGCGCCCGTGCCATGCAACTGGTCTTCGGCCAGTTCCAGCGCGCGCACCGCACCGCGCCCCTTGCGGGCGAGCAGCATCTCCACGAGCGTTTCCACCACCGCAATGCCCGCCGTGATCGACGGGAAGAACGACGGACTCTCGTGCGAGAACAGCACCGTCACGTCGGCGTCGAGCGCGAGCGGGGAGACGGTCGAGTCCGTGAGCGCGAGCACGCGGGCGCCGGCCGCACGGGCGGCGCGCGCCACGATCAGCGCTTCGTTCGAGTACGGCGCGAAGCTGACCACAACGACCACGTCGCGCGCCGAGAGCGCCCGCAATTCCATCTCCAGCGTGCCCGCTTCACCGCGAATCAAATGGACGGTGGGCCGGAACAGCCGATAGACGTACTGGAACGTGAACGCAATCGGGAAGCACGCACGAAAGCCCGCGACATGAACGGTGCCTGCATTGGCGAGCAGATCGACGGCCGCGCCGAGCGAGGCGTTGGCGCCGGCCTCCGTCAGGTCGAGGTTATTGTGCTGCACCCGGAACATCTCGGGCACCATGCGCGCGGCGTCGCCCTCGCGGATCACCTGCCGGGCACGGCTCGCGTAGGGTTGCGGGCCGAGACGAATCGACTCCAGAAACAGCTCGCGAAGCCCATGCCATCCGTCGAAGCCCAGATGCTGCGCGAGCCGCACGAAGGTGGCCGGTTGCACGCCGGCCTCGGCGGCAATCGCGCGCATGGAACTGATCGGTACCCGTTGCGGATGATCGAGGAGAAAGCGCGCGCCCGCCTGGAATTGCGGACTGAGCTGAGGGTAACGCTCGCGCAGCAACGTGTTGAGTTGGTCGAGCGTTTGCGGCAGCGCTGTGGCTTGTGTCATTGGGGGATGGCAACACGGCGACGAAAGAATGTAACGATTGTTGCATGAAATGCCGCC
This is a stretch of genomic DNA from Pandoraea faecigallinarum. It encodes these proteins:
- a CDS encoding PLP-dependent aminotransferase family protein; translation: MAAPARYLQHVERLAEAMACGDLVSGTRLPPQREYAERHGLAVSTVTRVYAELARRGLAIGEVGRGTFVRSPAVGAAAAFAQWAPAPARLDGVDLAFNYPVLPEQTDVLRQALREMASGGDLSALLAHTPHDGHSSDRRAAAQWLSRRDAVSVSPDTLVVCAGGQHALDVLQLALCRAGEPVAVEALTYPGWKALAAMRDVPLVAVPVTGGGLDPVALDRLCRTGAERAHGGRIRAVYTMPTLHNPLGCIMPLAQRMALVDVARRHDLLLIDDSAYGFLVADAPPPLRLLAPERTFEVCSLSKPAAPGLRIAYLVAPPAWLPRVHAAMRASVWSAAPLMAQLASRWPGDGTIDRWILHKRALAAQRQAIAMQCLAACGSTGYAGAFHRLVPVPAPMRCDDVVAALHARGVAVTPVDAFAAPGEPAPSAIRVAFGSPDSDAVLKTALGHVADVITGARRP
- a CDS encoding MFS transporter; the protein is MFASHRLPSRRAIPLLAVQLFLVTFSVNLQAPLVPHYAAASGHGTGAQALAFACYVGALVPALLFLAGLSDRVGRRLPLAVALLLGLAGTWLTLRWPTLVALGGARACYGLATGLVAGSGTAYMTELYGEREDAATRGAALVAAATSLGFGTGALVTGLCLIAAPSVLPPLSLWAYLPFALVAALAVAALPAPARHPDMPWLRWPVLAPGTVALGVAILLAWAAVGVVIGVVPSALAAHGHAAWAGFATFFVVSTGLLFQPAARRMAPVRAVRAGLVLVPLGFAVLALGVVYVNLPALLAGAVIASSACYGFTYLGGLAAVNAAVAPALRARAAAGYFLFAYFGFSVPVVTSGWLADRFGMPVALALFTAALIAGSAALALTLRRRSTEAATTATATRPVCAPAARRLRD
- a CDS encoding MurR/RpiR family transcriptional regulator, which produces MTQATALPQTLDQLNTLLRERYPQLSPQFQAGARFLLDHPQRVPISSMRAIAAEAGVQPATFVRLAQHLGFDGWHGLRELFLESIRLGPQPYASRARQVIREGDAARMVPEMFRVQHNNLDLTEAGANASLGAAVDLLANAGTVHVAGFRACFPIAFTFQYVYRLFRPTVHLIRGEAGTLEMELRALSARDVVVVVSFAPYSNEALIVARAARAAGARVLALTDSTVSPLALDADVTVLFSHESPSFFPSITAGIAVVETLVEMLLARKGRGAVRALELAEDQLHGTGAYVSPASGAQPGRKPDA